The following are encoded in a window of Arthrobacter woluwensis genomic DNA:
- a CDS encoding ornithine cyclodeaminase family protein — protein MSLPYFDAAQVRARAPWRAAVDALAAALRDDVDPEQDGPRVFSPAPGGEFLLMPASGARYSGVKALTVAPGNPARGLEKIQGVYVLYSSDTLAPVALLDGTELTAIRTPAVTLLAVTRILAATPGGAPEAPRVLVFGAGVQALNHLRAAHALLPGARLGVVGRSEDRVRVLVETLAAEGVDVAARSAADVGTADVILCATTSTTPLFDGAAVAPDAVVAAVGQHGLDAREVDAALVRRSDVVVEGRASALREAGDLIPARSAEEWQRIRPANLRDLVVDGIARIPGKPCLYAGVGMAWEDLVTAAMVYEGGTIP, from the coding sequence ATGAGCCTGCCGTACTTCGACGCCGCACAGGTCCGCGCCCGCGCCCCCTGGCGTGCCGCCGTGGACGCCCTGGCCGCGGCGCTCCGCGACGACGTGGACCCCGAGCAGGACGGACCCCGGGTCTTCAGCCCGGCCCCGGGCGGCGAGTTCCTCCTGATGCCGGCCTCCGGCGCCCGCTACAGCGGCGTGAAGGCCCTGACCGTGGCCCCCGGGAACCCCGCTCGAGGTCTCGAGAAGATCCAGGGGGTGTACGTCCTCTACAGCTCGGACACGCTGGCCCCGGTGGCGCTCCTGGACGGCACCGAGCTGACGGCCATCCGCACCCCGGCGGTCACCCTGTTGGCGGTCACGCGGATCCTCGCGGCCACGCCGGGCGGCGCCCCGGAGGCCCCGCGGGTCCTGGTGTTCGGAGCGGGCGTCCAGGCGCTCAATCACCTCCGCGCCGCGCACGCGCTTCTGCCGGGGGCGCGGCTCGGCGTCGTCGGCCGCAGCGAGGACCGTGTCCGCGTGCTCGTGGAGACCCTTGCCGCCGAGGGCGTCGACGTCGCGGCCCGGTCCGCCGCGGACGTGGGCACGGCGGACGTGATCCTCTGCGCCACCACGTCCACGACGCCGCTCTTCGACGGCGCCGCCGTCGCGCCGGACGCCGTGGTGGCCGCCGTCGGGCAGCATGGCCTGGACGCCCGCGAGGTCGACGCCGCGCTGGTGCGCCGCAGTGACGTGGTGGTCGAGGGGCGCGCCTCGGCGCTGCGGGAAGCCGGCGATCTGATCCCGGCGCGCAGCGCGGAGGAGTGGCAGCGGATCCGGCCGGCGAACCTGCGGGACCTGGTGGTCGACGGGATCGCACGGATCCCCGGAAAACCCTGTCTTTACGCGGGCGTGGGCATGGCCTGGGAGGACCTCGTCACCGCCGCGATGGTGTATGAAGGGGGAACCATCCCATGA
- a CDS encoding dihydrodipicolinate synthase family protein yields the protein MTEVRKPWRGVHVATTLPFNDDLSVDYDAYAQNIAFLAAGGCDGVAPNGSLGEYQTLSDEERARVITTAIEAAPEGFTVMAGVGAYGGLQSLRWAEQAAEAGAQSVLALPPNTYRANEDEVVEHYRLVAKAGLPIVAYNNPIDTKVDLTPRLLARLHGEGLIVGVKEFSGDVRRPYEIKELAPELDIIMGADDTVLELGLAGAVGWVSGYPNAIPEISMELYRLAISDQGDDLARARDIYRDLHPLMRWDSKTEFVQAIKLSQDIVGQRGGVTRPPRGPLSPETVAAITRDTEAVLAKGYK from the coding sequence ATGACCGAAGTCCGTAAGCCGTGGCGTGGAGTCCACGTCGCCACCACCCTCCCGTTCAACGACGACCTGAGCGTGGACTACGACGCGTACGCCCAGAACATCGCGTTCCTCGCCGCCGGCGGCTGCGACGGCGTGGCCCCCAACGGGTCTCTGGGCGAGTACCAGACCCTCTCCGACGAGGAGCGGGCCCGCGTCATCACCACCGCCATCGAGGCCGCGCCCGAGGGCTTCACCGTGATGGCCGGCGTCGGGGCCTATGGAGGTCTGCAGTCCCTCCGCTGGGCCGAGCAGGCCGCCGAGGCCGGGGCGCAGTCCGTCCTGGCACTCCCGCCGAACACCTACCGTGCCAACGAGGACGAGGTGGTGGAGCACTACCGTCTGGTGGCCAAGGCCGGCCTTCCGATCGTGGCCTACAACAACCCGATCGACACCAAGGTGGACCTCACGCCGCGGCTGCTCGCCCGCCTCCACGGCGAGGGCCTGATCGTGGGCGTGAAGGAATTCAGCGGCGACGTCCGCCGTCCGTACGAGATCAAGGAACTCGCCCCGGAGCTGGACATCATCATGGGCGCGGACGACACCGTCCTGGAGCTCGGCCTCGCCGGCGCCGTGGGCTGGGTGTCCGGTTACCCGAACGCCATCCCGGAAATCTCCATGGAGCTCTACCGCCTGGCCATCTCGGACCAGGGCGACGACCTGGCCCGGGCACGCGACATCTACCGCGATCTGCACCCGCTCATGCGCTGGGACAGCAAGACCGAGTTCGTCCAGGCGATCAAGCTCTCCCAGGACATCGTGGGCCAGCGAGGCGGCGTGACCCGCCCGCCGCGCGGCCCGCTCTCCCCGGAAACGGTCGCCGCGATCACCCGCGACACCGAAGCCGTCCTCGCCAAGGGTTACAAATAA
- a CDS encoding aldehyde dehydrogenase (NADP(+)) has translation MSASHAPITTTEATSETELERLLAGVHAAAAPLAALRPAERAVLLEAVADGLDAAAGELIPVAQAETRLAEGRLTGELKRTTFQLRLFAQDLRDGGYLDARIDHADPEWPMGAPRPDLRRVKQALGPVLVFSASNFPFAFSVAGGDTASALAAGCPVLVKAHSGHPELSRLTANVVTASLASAGAPEGAFGLLFGTQAGATALKDPRIAAGAFTGSIPGGRALFDIASSRPTPIPFYGELGSNNPVFVTEAAAAERAEVIVEGFIGSFTMGSGQFCTKPGTLFVPAESTLVSRLRDAVLPDAAPLLNDRIQAGYTEVLQDLEGHPKLSVLAQGPDPLSDPPSPTLLLTTAEDMLADPHALQAECFGPTAVVVTYTDEAQLVALAESFEGQLTATIQGTDTCEVAELVEVLARKAGRVLWNGWSTGVSVTYAQQHGGPYPATTASGSTSVGTAAIERFLRPVAYQGFPQHLLPEALRDENPLDVPRLIDGRRARG, from the coding sequence ATGAGCGCTTCCCACGCCCCGATCACGACCACCGAAGCCACCAGCGAGACGGAGCTCGAGCGCCTGCTGGCCGGTGTTCACGCCGCGGCCGCACCGCTCGCCGCGCTCCGGCCCGCCGAGCGCGCAGTGCTGCTGGAGGCCGTCGCCGACGGGCTCGACGCCGCAGCCGGGGAGCTGATCCCTGTGGCCCAGGCCGAGACCCGTCTCGCCGAGGGCCGCCTGACCGGCGAGCTGAAGCGGACCACCTTCCAGCTGCGGCTCTTCGCTCAGGACCTGCGCGACGGCGGGTACCTGGACGCCCGGATCGACCATGCGGACCCGGAGTGGCCCATGGGCGCGCCCCGCCCCGATCTGCGCCGGGTCAAGCAGGCGCTGGGGCCGGTCCTGGTGTTCTCGGCCAGCAACTTCCCGTTCGCGTTCTCGGTGGCCGGTGGCGACACCGCCTCCGCGCTCGCGGCCGGCTGCCCGGTGCTGGTCAAGGCCCATTCCGGCCACCCGGAGCTGTCCCGCCTGACGGCCAACGTCGTGACCGCTTCACTGGCCTCCGCCGGGGCGCCGGAGGGGGCCTTCGGGCTGCTGTTCGGCACGCAGGCCGGGGCGACAGCCCTGAAGGACCCGCGGATCGCGGCGGGGGCTTTCACCGGTTCCATCCCCGGTGGCCGCGCGTTGTTCGACATCGCCTCCTCCCGGCCCACGCCCATCCCGTTCTACGGGGAACTCGGCAGCAACAACCCGGTGTTCGTCACGGAAGCCGCGGCCGCCGAACGGGCCGAAGTCATCGTCGAGGGCTTCATCGGATCGTTCACGATGGGCAGCGGCCAGTTCTGCACCAAGCCGGGGACGCTGTTCGTCCCGGCGGAGTCCACCCTCGTGAGCCGGCTCCGTGACGCCGTGCTGCCGGACGCGGCGCCGCTCCTCAACGACCGCATCCAGGCGGGCTACACGGAGGTGCTCCAAGACCTGGAGGGTCACCCGAAGCTGAGCGTCCTGGCGCAAGGGCCGGATCCCCTCTCCGATCCGCCGTCGCCCACGCTGCTGCTGACCACGGCGGAGGACATGCTGGCAGATCCGCACGCGCTGCAGGCGGAGTGTTTCGGGCCGACCGCCGTCGTCGTGACGTACACGGATGAAGCGCAGCTGGTGGCGCTCGCGGAGAGTTTCGAAGGGCAGCTGACTGCGACGATCCAGGGCACGGACACCTGCGAGGTGGCGGAGCTCGTGGAGGTGCTGGCCCGCAAGGCCGGCCGGGTGCTGTGGAACGGCTGGTCCACCGGGGTGTCCGTGACCTATGCGCAGCAGCACGGCGGCCCCTACCCGGCCACGACCGCCTCCGGGAGCACGTCCGTGGGAACTGCGGCGATCGAGCGTTTCCTGCGGCCCGTGGCCTACCAGGGCTTCCCGCAGCACCTCCTGCCGGAAGCCCTGCGGGACGAGAACCCGCTGGACGTGCCCCGGCTGATCGACGGTCGGCGGGCGCGGGGCTGA
- a CDS encoding substrate-binding periplasmic protein → MKIQKLKRPGALAAVVLLAGVGLTACGSSGSTTASADCTPKHQGVTTVAPGKLTVGVIDIPPFSSYNSGKPTGIDISIVDKIAKDECLTPVYQQATYADAVQSISGGSIDLAVGTIDATEKRLKAVDFSASTYLDGMGIATKTGAKTVADLEKMNKVGTIDGYLWVEDLKKILGDKLVTYPSSVELKADFDAGRLDADVDAYGVQVLQFKDAKGVTVSLANDKPDPRVGAITHSPEAAFPLTKGNTSLKQALSDGIESQRKDGTITKLLTGAGLTEGLGKVADQQYVVPAS, encoded by the coding sequence ATGAAAATCCAGAAGCTCAAGCGCCCCGGTGCGCTGGCCGCCGTCGTCCTCCTCGCAGGGGTCGGCCTGACGGCCTGCGGAAGCTCCGGTTCGACGACGGCGTCGGCCGACTGCACGCCGAAGCACCAGGGCGTCACCACCGTCGCTCCGGGCAAGCTGACCGTCGGCGTCATCGACATCCCGCCCTTCAGCAGCTACAACAGCGGCAAGCCGACCGGCATCGACATCTCGATCGTGGACAAGATCGCCAAGGACGAGTGCCTGACCCCGGTCTACCAGCAGGCGACCTACGCCGACGCCGTGCAGTCGATCTCCGGCGGCAGCATCGACCTGGCCGTCGGCACGATCGACGCGACCGAGAAGCGCCTCAAGGCCGTGGACTTCTCCGCCTCCACCTACCTGGACGGCATGGGCATCGCCACCAAGACCGGCGCCAAGACGGTGGCCGACCTGGAGAAGATGAACAAGGTCGGCACGATCGACGGTTACCTCTGGGTCGAGGACCTCAAGAAGATCCTGGGCGACAAGCTGGTCACCTACCCCTCCAGCGTGGAGCTGAAGGCGGACTTCGACGCCGGCCGTCTGGACGCGGACGTGGACGCCTACGGCGTGCAGGTGCTGCAGTTCAAGGACGCCAAGGGCGTGACGGTCTCCCTGGCCAACGACAAGCCGGACCCCCGCGTCGGCGCCATCACCCACTCGCCGGAAGCCGCTTTCCCGCTGACCAAGGGCAACACCAGCCTGAAGCAGGCGCTCAGTGACGGCATCGAGTCGCAGCGCAAGGACGGCACCATCACCAAGCTCCTGACGGGCGCGGGCCTCACCGAAGGCCTGGGCAAGGTGGCCGACCAGCAGTACGTGGTCCCAGCCAGCTGA
- a CDS encoding FAD-dependent oxidoreductase gives MSGLRVDVAVVGAGPAGLAAAVAAAEAGAVVAVVDAANQPGGQFWRHRPEVGDADPDGHGHHDWDVFLDLRRRFRAGIAAGRVQHLPGLQVWMASRDDAGGFTLRTTRTVVGGEGAGPTVHAARLVLCPGGYDRQLPVPGWDLPGVMAAGGIQAFLKANGALPGRRFVVAGTGPFLLPVAANIAEAGGDVLAVLESSSLSNWLPHWKAAASVPGKALEGAEYAGVFARHRIPYKTRSIVTAVEGGARVQSVRWAKADAEGRALPGTGGVFEDVDVVGFGWGFTPQMELPLSLGAGTRVDADGSLVAVVDERQESSVPGLFLAGEVTGVGGAVLAVLEGQAAGTAAADPAAVVLPAKDAARRDRHRRFAQAMHQAHPVPAAWQDWLTPETLVCRCEEVPVSAVTEARDALGAEDSRSLKSFARVGMGWCQGRVCGFAASCLGAGPGEPAGQASLASAAKRPLAVPVPISELASLDVLDD, from the coding sequence ATGAGTGGGCTGCGAGTGGACGTCGCCGTCGTCGGCGCGGGCCCGGCCGGCCTGGCCGCCGCCGTCGCGGCAGCGGAGGCGGGCGCCGTGGTCGCCGTCGTCGACGCCGCGAACCAGCCGGGCGGGCAGTTCTGGCGCCACCGCCCCGAGGTGGGCGATGCCGATCCGGACGGGCACGGCCACCACGACTGGGACGTGTTCCTGGACCTGCGCCGCCGCTTCCGTGCGGGCATCGCGGCCGGACGCGTGCAGCACCTCCCCGGGCTGCAGGTCTGGATGGCGTCACGGGACGACGCCGGCGGCTTCACCCTCCGCACCACGCGCACCGTGGTGGGCGGCGAGGGCGCTGGACCCACCGTGCACGCCGCGCGCCTCGTGCTGTGCCCGGGCGGGTACGACCGGCAGCTTCCCGTGCCCGGCTGGGACCTCCCCGGCGTCATGGCGGCCGGCGGCATCCAGGCCTTCCTCAAGGCCAACGGCGCGCTGCCGGGCCGGCGGTTCGTGGTGGCGGGGACCGGACCATTCCTGCTGCCCGTGGCCGCGAACATCGCCGAGGCCGGGGGAGACGTGCTGGCGGTGCTGGAGTCCTCGTCGCTGTCGAACTGGCTCCCGCACTGGAAGGCCGCGGCCTCCGTCCCCGGCAAGGCGCTCGAAGGGGCTGAGTACGCGGGCGTCTTCGCCCGGCACCGCATCCCGTACAAGACCCGCAGCATCGTGACCGCGGTCGAAGGAGGGGCGCGGGTTCAGTCGGTGCGCTGGGCGAAGGCCGACGCCGAAGGGCGCGCGCTGCCCGGCACCGGCGGCGTCTTCGAGGACGTGGACGTGGTCGGTTTCGGCTGGGGCTTCACGCCGCAGATGGAACTGCCGCTCTCCCTGGGCGCCGGGACCCGTGTGGACGCCGACGGTTCCCTCGTGGCCGTGGTCGACGAGCGGCAGGAGTCCTCCGTGCCGGGCCTGTTCCTGGCGGGGGAGGTGACCGGCGTCGGCGGCGCCGTGCTCGCGGTGCTGGAAGGTCAGGCCGCGGGGACCGCGGCCGCCGACCCTGCCGCCGTCGTCCTGCCCGCGAAGGACGCTGCCCGCCGCGACCGGCACCGCCGCTTCGCCCAGGCCATGCACCAGGCGCATCCCGTGCCCGCGGCCTGGCAGGACTGGCTCACCCCGGAGACGCTGGTGTGCCGCTGCGAGGAGGTGCCGGTGTCCGCGGTCACCGAGGCCCGGGACGCTCTCGGCGCCGAGGACTCCCGCAGCCTGAAGTCCTTCGCCCGGGTGGGCATGGGCTGGTGCCAGGGGAGGGTGTGCGGCTTCGCGGCCTCCTGCCTCGGCGCCGGACCCGGCGAACCCGCCGGACAGGCGTCGCTCGCCTCGGCGGCGAAGCGGCCCCTCGCCGTGCCGGTCCCGATCTCCGAACTCGCCTCCCTCGACGTGCTCGACGACTGA
- a CDS encoding ABC transporter permease — MKPSRLGLVDILRESYRSVFRDLARSLLAALGTLLGCAAFVATLGLTGTASHQVSSQFDARRATEVSITAAPPADPFDAEAVLDRWYTSASVARADTISGVLHGGRISVASAVSYRRLFLPESDPVPVDTYGVDDGALAAIAPKVIAGRTFDNGHVKRADSVVMLSKTVADRLGIAAPGPAIFVGDTGLTVIGIYADVNREPGTQGALLLPITFLERSEAFRGAQIARKILLETAPGAATQVGDQAALAVAPTNPGAVTVVAPPDSQTLRQAVEGSITLLSLVVSVVILLIGAISIASTTAVRVVLRTPEIGLRRALGARRVDIFWQLVGESAGIGLLGGAAGAVAGTVVTIAVSLANHWVPIIDPTAPLLAIAAGIVAGILAGIHPGIRATQISPARALTR; from the coding sequence TTGAAGCCGAGCCGGCTCGGTCTCGTCGATATCCTGCGTGAGTCCTACCGATCCGTCTTCCGGGACCTTGCCCGGTCCCTTCTTGCGGCCTTGGGAACGCTGCTGGGATGCGCCGCCTTCGTCGCTACCCTGGGACTGACGGGTACGGCGAGCCACCAGGTCTCCAGTCAGTTCGATGCCCGCCGGGCAACAGAGGTGTCCATCACCGCTGCGCCTCCGGCGGACCCCTTCGACGCCGAGGCCGTTCTCGACCGGTGGTACACGTCCGCGTCTGTTGCTCGGGCCGACACGATCTCGGGGGTGCTGCACGGCGGAAGGATCTCGGTCGCCAGCGCTGTGTCATACCGCCGACTGTTCCTTCCCGAGAGCGACCCCGTTCCGGTTGACACCTACGGTGTCGATGACGGAGCACTGGCCGCCATCGCGCCGAAAGTGATCGCAGGGAGGACTTTCGACAACGGTCACGTAAAACGAGCCGACAGCGTCGTGATGCTCTCCAAGACGGTCGCCGATCGACTCGGCATCGCCGCGCCGGGCCCGGCAATTTTCGTCGGTGATACAGGTCTGACCGTCATCGGCATCTACGCAGACGTCAATCGCGAACCAGGCACTCAAGGAGCCCTTCTCCTGCCCATCACCTTCCTGGAACGATCGGAAGCGTTCCGCGGTGCACAGATCGCCCGGAAAATACTGCTGGAAACCGCGCCTGGGGCTGCCACCCAAGTCGGCGACCAGGCCGCCCTCGCCGTCGCCCCCACCAATCCGGGTGCCGTCACGGTTGTCGCCCCGCCCGATTCTCAGACGCTCCGCCAAGCGGTCGAAGGCAGCATCACCCTCCTGAGCCTGGTCGTGAGCGTTGTCATTCTCCTGATCGGGGCCATCTCGATCGCGAGCACCACAGCCGTGCGAGTCGTCCTCAGAACCCCGGAAATCGGCCTGAGGAGAGCGCTCGGGGCACGCAGGGTCGACATCTTCTGGCAACTCGTTGGGGAATCCGCCGGCATCGGCCTGCTGGGCGGGGCCGCTGGCGCCGTCGCCGGAACCGTCGTCACCATCGCTGTTTCACTCGCCAACCACTGGGTGCCCATCATCGACCCGACAGCACCCCTCCTGGCCATAGCCGCGGGCATCGTCGCAGGCATTCTCGCGGGGATTCATCCCGGCATCCGCGCGACTCAGATCAGCCCCGCTCGTGCACTCACGCGGTGA
- a CDS encoding proline racemase family protein, translating into MRTKRVFHAVDSHTEGMPTRVITGGVGTIPGATMAEKRLWFMENSDWIRTLLMYEPRGHASMSGAILQPSTRPDADFGVLYIEVSGLLPMCGHGTIGVATVLVETGMVEVVEPVTTVRLDTPAGLVIAEVAVKDGHAESVTLRNVPSFVDRLDATVDVPGYGAVPYDLAFGGNFYAVVKLEDLGLPFERERKDDLLKAGLAIMDAINATDEPVHPERPDIRACHHVYLQAPGSTAEHSRHAMAIHPGWFDRSPCGTGTSARMAQLHARGELALNTDFVNESFIGSQFIGRLVAETEVAGRPAVVPTVTGRAWITGTAQYFLDPSDPFQEGFLL; encoded by the coding sequence ATGCGGACCAAGCGCGTCTTTCACGCCGTCGACTCACACACCGAGGGCATGCCCACCCGGGTGATCACGGGCGGCGTCGGGACCATCCCGGGTGCCACGATGGCGGAGAAGCGCCTCTGGTTCATGGAGAACAGTGACTGGATCCGCACGCTCCTCATGTACGAACCCCGGGGTCATGCCTCGATGAGCGGCGCGATCCTGCAGCCGTCCACCCGTCCCGACGCGGACTTCGGCGTCCTCTACATCGAGGTGTCAGGGCTGCTGCCCATGTGCGGACACGGGACGATTGGCGTCGCGACCGTGCTCGTGGAGACGGGCATGGTGGAGGTGGTCGAGCCGGTGACCACGGTGCGGTTGGACACTCCGGCCGGACTGGTCATCGCGGAGGTGGCCGTGAAGGACGGCCACGCCGAGTCGGTGACGCTCCGCAATGTGCCGTCCTTCGTGGACCGGCTCGACGCCACGGTCGACGTCCCGGGCTACGGCGCCGTTCCGTACGACCTGGCGTTCGGCGGGAACTTCTACGCCGTCGTGAAGCTGGAGGACCTCGGGCTGCCGTTCGAACGGGAGCGCAAGGACGATCTGCTGAAGGCGGGCCTCGCGATCATGGACGCCATCAACGCCACGGACGAGCCGGTGCACCCGGAACGTCCGGACATCCGCGCCTGCCACCACGTGTACCTTCAGGCCCCCGGATCCACCGCGGAGCACTCCCGGCACGCCATGGCCATCCACCCGGGCTGGTTCGACCGCTCGCCCTGCGGCACCGGAACCAGCGCCCGGATGGCGCAGCTGCATGCCCGCGGTGAACTCGCTCTGAACACGGACTTCGTCAACGAGTCCTTCATCGGCTCCCAGTTCATCGGGCGCCTCGTGGCCGAGACCGAGGTGGCCGGTCGCCCGGCCGTGGTCCCCACCGTGACGGGCCGCGCCTGGATCACGGGGACCGCGCAGTACTTCCTCGACCCGAGCGATCCGTTCCAGGAGGGGTTCCTCCTATGA
- a CDS encoding (2Fe-2S)-binding protein, producing the protein MSTLDDAVRFTFDGRDLTAAPGQTVGAALVTNGVTAWRGTRKEGRPRGLFCGIGVCFDCLVTVDGVSNQRACLVDLCDGMEVRGTLADEAGADSDSPEEAR; encoded by the coding sequence ATGAGCACTCTGGACGACGCCGTCCGCTTCACCTTCGACGGCCGGGACCTCACGGCCGCTCCCGGCCAGACCGTCGGCGCGGCCCTCGTCACGAACGGCGTGACCGCGTGGCGCGGGACCCGGAAGGAGGGCCGTCCGCGCGGCCTGTTCTGCGGGATCGGCGTCTGCTTCGACTGCCTCGTGACCGTGGACGGCGTGAGCAATCAGCGGGCGTGCCTCGTGGACCTGTGCGACGGCATGGAGGTGCGCGGGACCCTTGCGGATGAAGCCGGCGCCGACTCGGACAGCCCGGAGGAGGCCCGATGA
- a CDS encoding GntR family transcriptional regulator codes for MSDLPLAPIAPKPNLRESVTESLRAAIIAGSLEEGTLYSAPALGAVFGVSATPVREAMMDLAREGLVETVKNKGFRVLGVSEEELDEITEIRLMIEAPTVGKLPGRIPESAFPRLRTLAAAIVTAAEEGDLTAYLVNDRTFHSELLSFYGNSQLEDLATRLRMRTRMYGLRTLSDNHQLSSSAKEHDELLDLIQAGDAAGAEALMRRHLGHTRGLWATGHQESGQHDTSRPPAP; via the coding sequence GTGTCTGATCTTCCCCTCGCCCCGATCGCCCCCAAGCCGAACCTGCGGGAGAGCGTGACGGAGTCCCTGCGCGCGGCCATCATCGCCGGCAGCCTGGAGGAGGGCACCCTGTACTCCGCGCCCGCGCTGGGCGCCGTGTTCGGGGTGTCCGCCACCCCCGTCCGGGAGGCCATGATGGACCTCGCCCGCGAGGGCCTCGTGGAGACCGTGAAGAACAAGGGCTTCCGGGTCCTCGGGGTGAGCGAGGAGGAGCTGGACGAGATCACCGAGATCCGCCTCATGATCGAGGCGCCGACGGTCGGGAAGCTCCCCGGCCGGATCCCGGAGAGCGCGTTCCCCCGCCTGCGGACGCTGGCCGCCGCCATCGTCACCGCGGCCGAGGAGGGCGACCTGACGGCGTACCTCGTCAACGACCGCACCTTCCACAGCGAACTGCTCAGCTTCTACGGCAACAGCCAGCTGGAGGACCTCGCCACCCGGCTCCGCATGCGGACCCGCATGTACGGCCTGAGGACCCTCAGCGACAACCACCAGCTGTCCAGCTCCGCCAAGGAGCACGACGAACTCCTGGACCTCATCCAGGCGGGCGACGCGGCGGGGGCGGAAGCCCTCATGCGCCGCCACCTCGGGCACACCCGCGGCCTCTGGGCCACGGGACACCAGGAATCCGGCCAGCACGACACCAGCCGGCCACCGGCACCCTAA
- a CDS encoding ABC transporter ATP-binding protein: MELRGISKTYPGRSPVTALHPSDLTIQEGESVAIVGPSGSGKSTLLNLLGLLDVPTTGTYSLAGVDISSCTETERCSIRGQKFGFVFQAFHLLPQRSVVENVELAMMYSGLPARDRRTRAEESLARLGLGHRVLADPRDLSGGERQRTAIARALCLEPEVLFCDEPTGNLDSKNSRAVIETLFELNELGQTLVMVTHDMALAAQLSRVVHVEDGRLGPGGGLL, encoded by the coding sequence GTGGAACTCCGCGGCATCTCCAAGACGTATCCGGGTCGCTCTCCTGTCACGGCTCTTCACCCCTCGGATCTCACGATCCAGGAAGGAGAGTCGGTGGCGATCGTCGGTCCTTCCGGCTCGGGAAAGTCCACCTTGCTGAACCTCCTGGGACTGCTTGACGTCCCCACCACCGGCACATACTCCCTGGCCGGGGTGGACATCTCTTCGTGCACGGAGACGGAGCGGTGCTCGATTCGCGGCCAGAAGTTTGGGTTCGTCTTTCAAGCTTTCCACCTGCTGCCTCAGCGTTCCGTGGTGGAGAACGTGGAGCTCGCGATGATGTACTCGGGGCTCCCTGCACGGGACCGCAGAACCCGTGCCGAAGAGTCGCTGGCACGGCTTGGACTCGGACACCGGGTGCTCGCGGATCCACGAGACCTTTCAGGCGGTGAGCGCCAGCGAACTGCCATCGCCAGGGCTCTCTGCCTCGAGCCAGAGGTGCTCTTCTGCGATGAGCCGACCGGTAACCTAGACTCGAAGAACAGCCGTGCCGTCATCGAGACCCTCTTCGAGCTCAACGAGCTGGGACAGACCCTGGTCATGGTCACCCACGACATGGCACTGGCAGCCCAGCTCAGTCGGGTCGTCCATGTTGAGGATGGACGCCTTGGCCCGGGTGGGGGCCTGTTGTGA
- a CDS encoding NAD(P)/FAD-dependent oxidoreductase, whose translation MSRACDVLVIGAGVIGAATAYFAAKAGLSVTIVDQGLPASGTSSACEGNILVSDKELGPELELTRYSLSVWKGELAEHRHLWEFEAKGGIIVASRPSSLESLHRVMSVQRGFGVAVEELDPAALRRAEPHITPDALGGAYYPEDSQVQPMLVAAHLVRLATEAGAVFHAGATVTGMMRDGDRVTGVRTTRGDFAAGNVVNCTGTWAGEIGALAGVNVPVMPRRGFVMVTEPLPPMVHHKVYAAEYIDNVGSSDAGLQASPVVEGTPGGTILIGSTRERVGFDRTVSTEALRRLAQNATGLFPFLAGVRAIRHYHGFRPYCPDHLPVIGHDDRAPGLWHAAGHEGAGIGLSVGTGKLLSQALSGRAPDLDLTPFAPARFGAVAPTPLEATR comes from the coding sequence ATGAGCAGGGCCTGCGATGTCCTGGTGATCGGCGCGGGAGTGATCGGCGCCGCCACCGCCTACTTCGCGGCGAAGGCCGGACTGTCCGTGACGATCGTGGACCAGGGCCTTCCCGCCAGTGGGACGTCGTCGGCCTGCGAGGGGAACATCCTCGTCTCGGACAAGGAACTCGGCCCGGAACTCGAGCTGACCCGCTACTCGCTCTCCGTCTGGAAGGGCGAGCTCGCCGAACACCGTCACCTCTGGGAGTTCGAGGCGAAAGGCGGGATCATCGTCGCCTCGCGGCCCAGCAGTCTGGAGTCCCTGCACCGCGTGATGAGCGTGCAGCGCGGCTTCGGCGTCGCGGTCGAGGAACTGGACCCGGCCGCCCTGCGCCGCGCCGAACCGCACATCACCCCCGACGCGCTCGGCGGCGCGTACTACCCGGAGGATTCGCAGGTCCAGCCCATGCTGGTGGCCGCGCACCTCGTGCGGCTGGCCACCGAGGCGGGCGCCGTGTTCCACGCGGGCGCCACCGTGACCGGCATGATGCGCGACGGCGACCGCGTCACCGGAGTCCGGACCACGCGGGGCGACTTCGCCGCCGGGAACGTGGTCAACTGCACGGGGACCTGGGCCGGGGAGATCGGCGCGCTCGCGGGCGTGAACGTCCCCGTCATGCCGCGCCGCGGCTTCGTCATGGTCACCGAACCGCTCCCGCCCATGGTCCACCACAAGGTGTACGCGGCCGAGTACATCGACAACGTCGGCAGCTCCGACGCCGGCCTGCAGGCCTCCCCGGTGGTCGAGGGGACGCCCGGCGGCACCATCCTGATCGGCTCCACCCGTGAACGCGTCGGTTTCGACCGGACGGTCAGCACGGAGGCGCTGCGGCGGCTCGCGCAGAACGCCACGGGCCTCTTCCCGTTCCTCGCCGGCGTCCGGGCGATCCGGCACTATCACGGCTTCCGTCCCTACTGCCCGGACCACCTCCCCGTGATCGGGCATGACGACCGCGCCCCGGGACTCTGGCACGCCGCGGGCCACGAGGGTGCCGGGATCGGGCTCTCCGTCGGCACCGGCAAGCTCCTGTCGCAGGCCCTCAGCGGCCGCGCGCCCGACCTCGACCTCACCCCCTTCGCCCCGGCGCGATTCGGCGCCGTCGCCCCGACCCCGTTGGAGGCCACCCGATGA